TGAGGTCCTTATCTTTTATCATGTCTGAAACTTTGGAATACACATAGTCCTTGTCAATTACAATGTCAACCGGCTTCTCAACGCTTGCATATTCAAAAGAAATGTCCTCCATTATCTTCTCAACAACAGTATGAAGCCTTCGCGCACCAATGTTTTCACTTTGCTCATTTATCTTCACCGCAACCTTTGCAATAGCCTCAATGGCATCATCTGTAAATGTTATATTAACCCCCTCTGTCTTCATAAGCTCAATATACTGCTTTGTAATAGCATTCTTTGGCTGTGTCAAAATCTTTTTAAAGTCCTCTTCTGTCAATGGCTGCAGCTCTACAACAACAGGGAACCTTCCCTGAAGCTCAGGAATCAAATCCGAAACTTTTGCAACATGGAAAGCACCGGCAGCAATAAATAAAATGTGGTCTGTCTTTACAGGTCCGTACTTTGTCATGACAGTAGAGCCCTCCACAATGGGCAAAATATCCCTTTGCACACCCTCTCTTGACACATCCGGACCTGCCCCAGAGCCCCTGCCGGCTATTTTGTCTATCTCATCAATAAATATTATTCCATGCTGCTCAGCACGGTTTATTGCTTCTTTTATAACCTCATCCATATCAATGAGTTTATTGTACTCTTCCTGCTCCAGGACCTCGCGCGCTTCCCTTATGGTCATCTTTTTTCTTTTCTTCTTTTTGGGAAACAGCGAACCAAATACATCCTGGAAGGATATCCCCATCTCATCAGAAATTGTGCCCATTATCATCTCAAACGGTGGTTTTACTGTATCCTCCACCTCAACCTCAATTACTCTGTCTTCAAGCTCACCAGATCTTAACTTTTCTCTTAAAATCTCTCTCTGTGTTCTGATATAGTCGTCTGTTGTTTGATAACTTTGCTGCACTTCCTGCTCAGCCCCGCCAAAAAGAGCTTCAAAAGGATTCTTAAATCCAGCCCTCTTTGACTGAGGCTCAGGGATTAATATCTCCAGGATCCTATCCTCAACAAGCGCCTTTGCCCTTTCTTTCATCTTTTCCATGTATTCGCTTTTCACAAGCGAAATTGCATTTTCAACAAGGTCCCGAACCATTGAGTCAACATCTCGTCCAACATATCCAACCTCAGTAAATTTGGTGGCTTCAACCTTCACAAAAGGCGCATTTACAAGCTTTGCAAGTCGTCTTGCAATTTCTGTCTTGCCAACACCTGTTGGCCCCACCATCAGGATATTCTTCGGTGTTATCTCATCCTGAAGCTCTTTCGGAAGCTTTGCACGTCTGTACCTGTTTCTCAGTGCAATGGCAACACATCTTTTTGCCCTATCCTGCCCAACTATATATTTGTCAAGCTCTTTTACTATTTCCTGAGGTGTCAATTCATTCATTTTACTATCACCTACAATTCCAAAACTGTAATATTGTTATTTGTGTACACACAAATAGATGCCGCAATCTCCAGTGCTTTTTTAGCAATCTCGGCAGGCTCAAGGTCGGTATTATGAACAAGCGCTCTGGCTGCTGCCAGCGCATACGGTCCGCCAGAGCCAATTGCTGCTATGCTGTCATCGGGTTCAACAACCTCGCCACTTCCAGAA
The Caldicellulosiruptor morganii DNA segment above includes these coding regions:
- the hslU gene encoding ATP-dependent protease ATPase subunit HslU yields the protein MNELTPQEIVKELDKYIVGQDRAKRCVAIALRNRYRRAKLPKELQDEITPKNILMVGPTGVGKTEIARRLAKLVNAPFVKVEATKFTEVGYVGRDVDSMVRDLVENAISLVKSEYMEKMKERAKALVEDRILEILIPEPQSKRAGFKNPFEALFGGAEQEVQQSYQTTDDYIRTQREILREKLRSGELEDRVIEVEVEDTVKPPFEMIMGTISDEMGISFQDVFGSLFPKKKKRKKMTIREAREVLEQEEYNKLIDMDEVIKEAINRAEQHGIIFIDEIDKIAGRGSGAGPDVSREGVQRDILPIVEGSTVMTKYGPVKTDHILFIAAGAFHVAKVSDLIPELQGRFPVVVELQPLTEEDFKKILTQPKNAITKQYIELMKTEGVNITFTDDAIEAIAKVAVKINEQSENIGARRLHTVVEKIMEDISFEYASVEKPVDIVIDKDYVYSKVSDMIKDKDLNRFII